In the genome of Ignavibacteriales bacterium, one region contains:
- a CDS encoding T9SS type A sorting domain-containing protein, translating into MNKTSKLFSLLIFILILSAVAYGQIIETEGNNGFRTYESTTSSEYVSLNETDALTVWALPTNQSTSGFSRAPSNFWGYQRTEYLITATEMSASGFPNGAAINSIGFLIATAGVGNLTGTLNIYLMNTTDVTYSLGTSWTTTGFTQVSTNASFSVPITAGYYDIPFTGGSTFNYSGGGVYVAWEFSSASAIGSTGVVHYCNTTLTGGLYGQRSTTALPTTLVASNWRPATRFGTNDYNDIVSVDNIYTLERVPTPFGTPTPIDVRVSNVSAVVTTFNLTVTVRDAETAVVRFTSTQSVTNLAANTSTVVNFTGYSPTILEDVNIVVTTSAIAGENWTVNNTKTIQANVNNNLYSYCYSLTSPGGYGFTYPNTGIFSAKYNMNGQGLITGANVFIYNYATNPGNTVYAVALNSAGTIVAQSANYVIQAGDLGTNKNFVFTTPAYFNNEIFYVGLAQTAGTAQYYPLGLFNETPQRGNTFYTFGIAGGTPDIDDIDARYGIEAQVIAFAGVSNPASFTATPFSTTQIDLTFAPNASNHNVVIVWNNTGVFDLPAGVPPAVGQPFAGGTLLYNGLVSPRNHTGLTASTTYYYRAFSYDGFGNYSPGLTAVASTPCEVTTAPFTEGFEGTTFPPACWSVTGANTWFRTTAASGYGNGLASAIANFYDIPAATTFDLITLQFDISAFTAPLLKFDYAYATYVNEVDQLDIYYSTNNGSTYSLLLSMPGGTSGILNTAGATTASFVPTAAQWASQNLSLPPGTNMIKFTATSAFGNNLFIDNIKVYQVFANDVGLLSVDVGANQNPGTVVPTATVKNYGTSTNSFNVQMTISGGYSSTKTVSNLAADATQLVTFDNWNAALGQYSVDVCTQLGTDQDVTNDCMSKSIGVYTGSFTTGTDFPTTTYLGTGVGYTSTTEATGFLYSFGGNTASALGTECYKYNAATNTWTPIALLPSGRRVVASALVGDFIYVIGGSDMSSVYQSTVYRYDIALDSWTTVAPLPIAVGWGKAVGYNNRIYFAGGVNSASTILPDVYVYDVSANTWTAGTSMPGPKFGGAFSVTGNKLVYVAGANETVISDDVYVGAIDAGNPVAITWITASDYPGLNKESESSNQLNLFAQMLSDTKGKNFSAGILEAVYPPGSMYRFDGATWGTDGVIVTGGSPSSAWSPANPNPTYIYKPATDTWIKQGEVPSPVLGSSIGSVNDGNTWKLIIASGLGTDENATQIWTDNLSAAPTTFQLSVNVTDGWNMVSVPGVHPTNQNVNTWWPNRNLLADVYRWSGSYSPVTLTTPTQGYWMLHTGANTYNTGDEWPAGGIQIVTHDPIAISTGWNMIGAYDQLVPVGSLTTTPSGLIVPNTIYGWNGSYFNPTNLVPGYGYWVLVNGNGVINVPTVLDGGTVAKQEDRSSWGKIIVTDAAQRSYTLYTIPDKSGNSGSGIDLNSYQLPPLPPSGSFDIRFSSQRVAEDLNGSEQTIEMTGVVYPVTVRTENLSIKIKDQTGKILNTTISAGEEILVENNLLNKLIVAADIIPASYSLEQNYPNPFNPSTNIEFSLPEDVENVKLTIYDALGQKVIELVNSKLEAGSYKYKWDSGNAASGLYIYELRTANYSSVKKMLLLR; encoded by the coding sequence ATGAACAAAACTTCAAAATTATTTTCACTTTTAATTTTCATATTAATATTATCCGCTGTTGCTTATGGTCAAATTATTGAAACTGAAGGTAACAACGGATTCAGAACATATGAATCAACAACTTCGTCTGAATATGTTTCTTTAAATGAAACAGATGCATTAACCGTATGGGCGTTACCAACAAACCAGTCAACTTCCGGTTTTAGCCGGGCTCCAAGCAATTTTTGGGGATACCAAAGAACCGAGTATTTGATTACAGCCACTGAAATGAGTGCAAGTGGTTTTCCTAATGGTGCAGCAATAAACTCCATAGGATTTTTGATTGCAACCGCAGGTGTGGGAAACCTGACAGGAACTTTAAATATCTATCTTATGAATACTACAGATGTCACTTATTCACTCGGAACTTCCTGGACGACAACAGGATTTACCCAGGTAAGTACAAATGCCAGTTTCAGTGTGCCAATTACTGCTGGATACTATGATATCCCATTCACTGGCGGTTCAACTTTTAATTATTCTGGTGGTGGGGTATATGTAGCCTGGGAATTTAGTTCTGCTTCTGCAATTGGTTCAACAGGTGTTGTACATTATTGTAATACAACCTTAACGGGTGGACTTTATGGTCAGCGCAGTACAACAGCATTACCTACTACTCTTGTTGCTTCAAACTGGAGACCAGCAACCCGTTTTGGTACTAATGACTATAATGATATTGTCAGTGTTGATAACATTTATACTTTGGAAAGAGTGCCTACTCCATTTGGTACTCCAACACCAATTGATGTAAGAGTTTCAAACGTATCTGCCGTAGTTACAACATTCAATTTAACTGTTACAGTCAGAGATGCTGAAACTGCAGTAGTGCGTTTTACTTCGACTCAGTCTGTCACTAATTTAGCAGCCAACACAAGCACCGTAGTTAATTTTACAGGGTACTCTCCAACGATATTAGAGGATGTTAATATAGTAGTTACGACATCTGCCATTGCCGGTGAAAACTGGACGGTTAATAACACAAAAACCATTCAGGCAAATGTCAACAATAACTTATACTCATATTGTTATAGTCTGACAAGCCCCGGGGGCTATGGATTTACTTATCCCAACACCGGTATCTTTTCAGCCAAATATAATATGAACGGACAAGGATTAATAACCGGGGCAAACGTATTTATTTATAACTATGCAACCAACCCGGGTAATACTGTTTATGCAGTAGCACTAAACAGTGCGGGAACTATAGTTGCTCAATCTGCAAACTATGTGATTCAGGCTGGCGATCTAGGAACAAATAAAAATTTTGTTTTCACAACTCCGGCTTATTTTAATAATGAAATTTTTTATGTGGGATTAGCACAAACAGCAGGTACTGCTCAATACTATCCTCTTGGTTTGTTTAATGAAACTCCGCAGAGAGGAAATACTTTTTATACTTTTGGTATAGCGGGAGGAACACCGGATATTGATGATATTGATGCGCGTTATGGAATAGAAGCACAAGTAATTGCATTTGCAGGAGTATCAAATCCGGCATCCTTTACTGCAACCCCATTCAGTACTACTCAGATTGATTTAACATTTGCACCTAACGCAAGTAATCATAATGTTGTAATAGTATGGAACAATACCGGTGTATTTGATTTACCAGCCGGCGTACCGCCAGCGGTTGGTCAACCCTTTGCGGGAGGCACTTTGTTATACAACGGTTTAGTTTCTCCAAGAAACCATACCGGACTAACAGCTTCAACAACATATTATTACAGAGCATTTTCGTATGATGGTTTCGGAAATTATTCTCCGGGATTAACAGCAGTTGCAAGTACACCTTGTGAAGTAACAACTGCGCCATTCACAGAAGGATTTGAAGGAACAACTTTCCCTCCTGCCTGCTGGTCAGTAACGGGTGCAAACACATGGTTCAGGACCACTGCAGCCAGCGGTTATGGTAACGGACTCGCTTCTGCCATTGCTAACTTCTATGATATTCCGGCTGCTACCACTTTTGATCTGATTACACTTCAATTCGATATAAGTGCATTTACAGCGCCTCTGCTAAAATTCGATTATGCTTATGCAACATATGTAAATGAAGTTGATCAACTCGATATTTACTATTCAACCAATAACGGATCTACATATTCATTGTTACTTTCAATGCCAGGCGGTACATCGGGTATACTTAACACTGCCGGCGCCACCACCGCTTCCTTTGTTCCAACTGCTGCACAGTGGGCATCGCAAAATCTTAGTTTGCCGCCAGGGACGAATATGATAAAATTCACAGCAACCAGTGCCTTTGGTAATAATCTGTTTATTGATAACATTAAAGTTTACCAGGTATTTGCAAATGATGTTGGATTACTTTCTGTTGATGTTGGAGCTAATCAGAATCCCGGAACAGTAGTACCAACCGCAACGGTTAAAAATTATGGAACATCAACAAATTCATTCAACGTTCAGATGACAATATCAGGCGGTTATTCCTCCACAAAAACTGTTTCAAACTTAGCTGCCGATGCTACACAACTTGTTACGTTTGATAACTGGAATGCCGCACTTGGTCAGTATAGTGTTGATGTCTGTACACAATTAGGCACTGATCAGGATGTAACTAACGATTGTATGTCAAAATCAATCGGCGTTTATACCGGTTCATTCACTACTGGAACAGACTTTCCAACAACTACTTATCTCGGAACAGGAGTTGGTTATACTTCAACTACCGAAGCAACAGGATTTCTGTATTCATTCGGTGGAAATACGGCTTCAGCTCTCGGTACAGAATGTTATAAATATAATGCAGCCACTAACACCTGGACTCCGATTGCTTTATTACCATCTGGTCGAAGAGTTGTCGCATCAGCACTTGTAGGTGATTTCATTTATGTAATCGGCGGTTCTGATATGTCAAGTGTTTATCAATCGACAGTTTATAGATATGATATTGCATTGGATTCGTGGACAACAGTTGCGCCATTGCCAATCGCAGTTGGTTGGGGAAAGGCTGTAGGTTATAACAACAGGATTTATTTCGCAGGAGGCGTTAATTCTGCAAGCACAATACTCCCTGATGTTTATGTGTACGATGTATCTGCAAATACTTGGACTGCAGGTACTTCAATGCCGGGACCAAAATTCGGTGGAGCTTTTTCTGTAACAGGAAATAAGCTTGTTTATGTAGCTGGTGCAAATGAAACCGTGATTTCTGATGATGTGTATGTCGGTGCAATCGATGCTGGAAATCCAGTGGCAATAACCTGGATTACAGCCAGTGATTATCCCGGATTAAATAAAGAGTCGGAGTCATCAAACCAGCTTAATCTCTTTGCTCAGATGCTGAGTGATACGAAAGGAAAAAATTTCAGTGCAGGGATTTTAGAAGCTGTATATCCTCCCGGATCGATGTACAGGTTTGACGGTGCAACATGGGGAACTGATGGAGTTATAGTTACAGGAGGAAGTCCATCATCGGCGTGGTCACCGGCGAATCCAAATCCAACTTACATTTACAAACCAGCTACAGATACATGGATAAAACAAGGTGAAGTTCCTTCTCCTGTTTTAGGTTCATCAATAGGATCTGTTAATGACGGTAACACATGGAAGCTTATCATTGCATCAGGTTTAGGAACGGATGAGAATGCAACCCAAATATGGACAGATAATTTGAGTGCAGCTCCTACAACTTTCCAATTATCTGTTAATGTTACAGACGGATGGAACATGGTTTCCGTTCCCGGGGTGCATCCAACTAATCAGAACGTGAATACATGGTGGCCAAACAGAAATCTGCTCGCAGATGTTTATCGCTGGTCGGGTTCATATTCTCCGGTTACTTTAACAACTCCGACCCAAGGTTACTGGATGCTTCACACCGGGGCTAATACTTATAACACCGGTGATGAATGGCCGGCCGGAGGGATTCAGATTGTTACTCACGATCCTATTGCTATAAGCACAGGCTGGAATATGATTGGTGCTTACGATCAACTGGTTCCTGTTGGAAGTTTAACAACAACTCCTTCCGGATTAATTGTTCCTAACACGATCTATGGTTGGAACGGATCATATTTTAATCCTACAAACCTTGTTCCCGGTTACGGGTATTGGGTACTTGTTAATGGTAATGGAGTTATAAATGTTCCGACAGTTTTGGACGGAGGAACAGTAGCAAAACAGGAAGACAGAAGCAGCTGGGGAAAAATTATAGTCACGGATGCTGCTCAGAGAAGTTATACGTTATATACCATTCCGGATAAATCAGGAAATAGCGGATCAGGTATTGACCTTAATAGCTACCAACTTCCTCCTTTACCTCCTTCCGGTTCATTTGATATAAGGTTCAGCAGTCAGAGAGTTGCGGAAGATCTGAATGGTTCAGAACAGACTATCGAGATGACAGGTGTTGTTTATCCTGTAACTGTCCGTACTGAAAATCTAAGTATTAAAATAAAAGATCAGACTGGTAAAATACTTAATACAACAATCAGTGCAGGAGAAGAAATTCTTGTTGAAAATAATCTGCTTAATAAACTGATTGTTGCTGCTGATATAATACCAGCCAGTTACTCGCTTGAACAAAATTATCCAAACCCGTTCAACCCGAGTACTAATATTGAATTTTCATTACCTGAAGATGTTGAGAATGTTAAACTTACAATTTACGATGCATTAGGTCAGAAGGTGATAGAACTTGTAAATTCAAAACTCGAAGCAGGCAGCTATAAATACAAATGGGATTCCGGTAATGCAGCAAGTGGTCTGTACATTTATGAACTGAGAACAGCTAATTATTCATCAGTTAAAAAAATGCTGCTGCTCAGATAA
- a CDS encoding glycosyltransferase family 39 protein — MTNSSGKIKNVLFLIIILWSALQIIFAIPDSVVEDWAGWRQADTQTIARNFFNSGENIFYPQINWGGNGPGYLECEFQLYTYSASLLMYVTGETELPGQLLNILVIALTAITIFLLVKYKLKNESAALAGSVVFLTSNLGMHLSTAVMPDAMCILFYVIGFYFFVKFLDDKSNSSMLLFVLFSILSALIKPMALNLGIIQFFIVLFGYRQLLKSPKLWLSWLSIVAVTTVYLLFSNSLYQQYGNTFGVLSGDSKFPTLKGLMQPVQYAKIIYLSVVWGLGVLGTLGFIYLVIKRRVSVIEWALIIGNLAAIFIPMRYTVDRGASHYYVFTAFFGAWLVGKAYMVLNEKEGRVKKILPSFAAVMILVFYLGHMYLRINPQSFHYEPEVVKIGNKLKEIVKPGDLIIARSVADEREQSEWGNRINNFEDPRIFYLANVKGWSLPNDSKGFERIKKYIELGADYFAEPFNRYDDETLYDWLDKNAELIFESDYGRIFRLSNF; from the coding sequence ATGACTAATTCATCAGGCAAAATTAAAAACGTATTATTTTTAATTATAATACTTTGGTCAGCACTTCAGATTATCTTTGCTATTCCTGATTCAGTAGTTGAGGATTGGGCTGGCTGGCGTCAGGCAGATACACAAACAATCGCAAGGAACTTTTTCAATTCCGGAGAAAATATTTTTTATCCGCAGATTAATTGGGGCGGTAACGGTCCCGGTTACCTTGAATGCGAATTTCAATTATATACATATTCTGCTTCCTTATTAATGTATGTGACAGGTGAAACAGAATTGCCGGGTCAGCTTTTAAACATTTTAGTAATTGCTTTAACCGCAATCACAATCTTCTTACTGGTAAAATATAAATTAAAAAATGAAAGCGCAGCCTTAGCCGGATCAGTAGTTTTTCTTACAAGCAATCTGGGTATGCACTTATCAACTGCTGTAATGCCTGATGCTATGTGTATACTATTTTATGTAATCGGATTTTATTTCTTTGTAAAATTTTTAGATGACAAATCAAACTCAAGTATGTTACTGTTTGTTTTGTTCAGCATTCTATCAGCTTTAATAAAACCTATGGCGCTTAATCTTGGAATAATTCAATTCTTCATTGTTCTGTTTGGTTACCGGCAGTTATTAAAATCCCCAAAACTTTGGTTAAGCTGGTTGAGTATCGTTGCAGTTACAACAGTTTACTTATTATTTTCAAATAGTCTTTATCAGCAGTATGGAAATACTTTCGGCGTGTTATCGGGTGATAGTAAATTCCCGACTTTAAAAGGATTGATGCAGCCTGTGCAATATGCAAAGATAATTTATTTATCAGTTGTCTGGGGGCTTGGAGTTTTGGGTACACTTGGATTCATTTATTTAGTTATCAAACGCAGAGTAAGTGTGATTGAATGGGCATTAATTATCGGAAACCTTGCAGCGATTTTTATTCCGATGAGATATACTGTTGATAGAGGGGCTTCTCACTACTATGTGTTTACAGCTTTTTTTGGCGCCTGGCTTGTAGGTAAAGCTTATATGGTTTTAAATGAGAAAGAGGGACGGGTTAAAAAAATTCTTCCATCATTTGCAGCAGTAATGATTCTTGTCTTTTATCTTGGTCATATGTATTTGAGAATAAATCCTCAATCATTTCACTATGAACCTGAAGTAGTTAAAATAGGTAACAAATTGAAAGAGATAGTTAAACCAGGAGATCTCATAATTGCCAGAAGTGTTGCTGATGAAAGAGAACAAAGTGAATGGGGAAATCGTATTAATAATTTTGAAGACCCGCGGATTTTTTACCTTGCTAATGTTAAAGGCTGGTCGCTGCCCAATGATTCAAAAGGATTTGAAAGAATAAAAAAGTACATTGAGCTTGGAGCCGATTATTTCGCTGAGCCATTCAACAGGTATGATGATGAAACGTTGTATGACTGGCTTGATAAAAATGCTGAATTAATTTTTGAATCAGATTATGGAAGAATATTCAGGCTTAGTAATTTTTAA
- a CDS encoding amino acid adenylation domain-containing protein yields MTTYDLVKEQIKKSPGAAAIIFGSTAISYSQLSVEIDKMSTLFKNEGIKKGDRVGVSVNRSAEMVVVLLSLMRMGATYIPLDPGFPQNRLRFIVEDSKCSHLVIENSTRSLYDYYNGTLINLENYKKVEAFEFKDEPVSEDSVVYILYTSGSTGNPKGVQIIHKSLVNFLQSMQNVPGLTKDDSLLAITTLSFDISGLELFLPLITGAQLVIASKAEALDGRMLLSLLKKNITVMQATPSTWRLLIESGWNEKLNLKALCGGEALTRELADKLLERVDSLWNMYGPTETTIWSSCAKVEPGKENLHLGRPIANTKFYIADKNNHFCAPGVPGELLIGGDGLSIGYLNRDDLTKEKFINNPFDKNQNSLVYRTGDLVKLTVDKKLEFLGRIDHQVKIRGFRIELGEIENVITQHPHVKEAVVTAYQNGKIDKRLAAYFISGSGVEINQSDLRNFISEKLPDYMIPSFFVQLEKFPLTPNAKIDRKALPLPENEKADKEDEFVSPRNTLEMQLAEIWKQVLEINQVSINDNFFEIGGHSILAAQMFNELEKLTGIRLPLVTLFEHQTISELAKLVKQDNFVEKWSPLVLIKKGNNKTPLFVIHGAEGNVLLYRELANHLDQDQPLYGLQSRGLNGTESIPASVEEMAVDYIKSIKSIQSHGPYNIGGYCMGGTIAFEVAQRLIGEGEAVNNLFLIETYNAAFGNITNTFLDRTRERLENVKFHFDNLVSLKGSDKKVFLKQKIETTTRRTKARLNAISCKVGINIEVLPENSSKTSRVRHANDIAQMNYIPNEYKGKTILLRPVISYSNEPDPKFGWGDVVKGELKVYNLDLAPRGMLVEPYVAQTAAIISREITGTK; encoded by the coding sequence ATGACAACCTACGATCTGGTTAAAGAGCAAATAAAAAAATCTCCGGGAGCTGCCGCTATCATTTTCGGAAGCACAGCAATTTCTTATAGTCAATTGTCAGTTGAAATTGATAAAATGAGTACGCTCTTTAAAAATGAAGGTATAAAAAAAGGCGATAGAGTCGGCGTCTCTGTAAATCGTTCGGCGGAGATGGTTGTTGTACTTTTAAGTCTGATGAGAATGGGAGCTACATATATTCCTCTCGATCCTGGTTTCCCGCAGAATAGATTAAGATTTATAGTTGAAGATTCAAAATGCAGTCATCTTGTTATTGAAAACTCAACAAGATCACTATATGATTATTACAATGGTACGCTTATAAATCTTGAAAATTATAAGAAAGTAGAAGCGTTTGAATTTAAAGATGAACCTGTATCTGAAGACAGCGTAGTTTACATACTTTATACATCCGGTTCGACAGGTAATCCTAAAGGCGTACAAATCATTCATAAAAGCCTGGTAAATTTTTTACAGTCAATGCAGAATGTTCCCGGCCTTACGAAAGATGATTCATTACTTGCGATAACCACTCTATCATTTGACATATCCGGTTTAGAATTATTTCTGCCGCTTATTACCGGAGCTCAACTTGTAATAGCATCAAAAGCTGAAGCTTTGGATGGCAGAATGTTATTGAGTCTGCTCAAAAAAAATATCACTGTAATGCAGGCAACACCCTCGACCTGGAGATTATTAATTGAATCAGGGTGGAATGAAAAATTAAATCTTAAAGCATTATGCGGTGGTGAAGCCTTAACCCGAGAACTGGCTGATAAACTGCTCGAAAGAGTTGATTCGCTATGGAATATGTACGGGCCTACGGAAACAACTATATGGTCATCCTGTGCTAAAGTTGAACCGGGAAAAGAAAATTTGCATCTGGGTCGTCCTATTGCAAATACAAAATTTTATATCGCTGATAAAAATAATCACTTCTGTGCACCGGGAGTGCCGGGGGAATTATTAATAGGTGGGGATGGTTTGTCAATCGGGTATTTAAACCGAGATGATCTTACAAAGGAAAAATTCATAAACAATCCGTTTGATAAAAATCAAAATTCATTGGTTTACAGAACCGGTGATCTTGTCAAACTCACTGTAGATAAAAAACTTGAATTTTTAGGACGAATAGATCACCAGGTTAAAATTCGCGGATTCAGAATTGAACTCGGTGAAATTGAAAATGTTATCACACAACATCCTCACGTAAAAGAAGCAGTTGTCACCGCGTACCAGAACGGTAAGATTGATAAAAGACTTGCAGCATATTTTATTTCCGGTTCAGGTGTAGAAATAAATCAATCTGATTTAAGAAATTTTATAAGCGAAAAACTTCCAGATTATATGATTCCGTCGTTCTTTGTTCAATTGGAAAAGTTCCCATTGACACCGAACGCAAAGATTGACAGGAAGGCTTTGCCTTTACCCGAAAATGAGAAGGCTGATAAAGAGGATGAATTTGTTTCACCGCGCAACACACTTGAAATGCAGCTTGCTGAAATTTGGAAACAGGTACTGGAAATTAATCAGGTCAGTATAAACGATAATTTTTTTGAAATAGGCGGGCACTCAATTCTGGCTGCTCAAATGTTTAATGAGCTCGAGAAATTGACCGGTATAAGATTGCCGTTGGTAACTTTGTTTGAACACCAGACAATAAGTGAATTAGCCAAGCTGGTTAAACAGGATAATTTCGTTGAAAAATGGTCACCACTCGTTTTAATAAAAAAAGGAAATAATAAAACTCCGTTGTTTGTGATTCACGGTGCGGAAGGAAATGTTTTATTATATCGTGAACTGGCAAACCACCTTGACCAGGATCAACCTTTATATGGTTTGCAATCGAGAGGGTTAAACGGTACGGAAAGTATTCCTGCATCAGTTGAAGAGATGGCAGTTGATTACATTAAATCGATCAAAAGTATTCAATCCCATGGACCTTATAATATCGGTGGATATTGTATGGGCGGTACTATTGCATTTGAAGTTGCTCAACGTTTGATTGGTGAAGGAGAGGCGGTAAATAATTTATTCCTGATCGAAACTTATAATGCCGCATTCGGAAATATTACAAATACATTTCTTGACAGAACAAGGGAGAGACTGGAAAATGTAAAATTTCATTTTGACAATTTGGTTTCATTAAAAGGTTCCGATAAAAAAGTTTTTTTGAAACAAAAGATTGAAACAACAACAAGAAGAACCAAAGCCAGATTAAATGCAATATCATGTAAAGTGGGAATAAATATTGAAGTACTTCCTGAAAACTCTTCAAAGACTTCCAGGGTTAGACACGCCAATGATATAGCACAGATGAATTATATTCCAAACGAATATAAAGGTAAAACAATACTGTTAAGACCTGTTATTAGCTATTCCAATGAACCCGATCCAAAATTCGGCTGGGGCGATGTTGTTAAAGGAGAGCTGAAGGTTTATAATTTAGATCTTGCCCCACGCGGTATGCTTGTTGAACCATACGTTGCTCAAACCGCTGCAATTATTTCCCGCGAAATAACGGGGACTAAATAA